A region of Beijerinckia sp. 28-YEA-48 DNA encodes the following proteins:
- a CDS encoding DUF1214 domain-containing protein, whose amino-acid sequence MATFLKSLLAAAIGVALGLTATWLAVERGYGFGAVSSGPWTGWPKTGSDSADPYARAVLARTGEVPLGLAEGLSFTARTDQTGAQLDPSCDYVLTGPIPPARYWTLTALTPRGLIIDNSAGRTGMTSAEIVRAMDGTFAITISRQARAGNWLPLGNAPEFVLMLRLYDTPLSSASSSIGTTPMPVLRKERCA is encoded by the coding sequence TTGGCGACGTTTCTGAAATCGCTGTTGGCAGCCGCCATCGGCGTCGCGCTTGGCCTCACCGCGACATGGCTGGCGGTCGAGCGCGGCTATGGTTTCGGCGCCGTCAGTTCGGGCCCCTGGACCGGCTGGCCAAAAACCGGATCGGACAGCGCTGACCCCTATGCGCGCGCCGTGCTGGCGCGCACCGGCGAAGTGCCGCTCGGCCTCGCCGAAGGCCTCAGCTTCACCGCCCGCACCGATCAAACCGGCGCCCAGCTCGATCCCAGCTGCGACTATGTCCTCACCGGGCCGATCCCGCCGGCGCGCTATTGGACACTCACGGCGCTGACACCGCGCGGTCTCATCATCGACAACAGCGCCGGCCGCACCGGCATGACATCGGCGGAAATCGTCCGCGCCATGGACGGGACCTTCGCCATCACAATTTCCAGGCAGGCCCGGGCCGGCAATTGGCTGCCGCTCGGCAATGCACCTGAATTCGTCCTGATGCTGCGGCTCTATGATACGCCACTCAGCTCGGCCAGTTCCTCCATCGGCACCACGCCGATGCCGGTGCTGCGCAAGGAGCGCTGCGCATGA
- a CDS encoding peptidoglycan-binding domain-containing protein, with amino-acid sequence MRNLALREEPDFDAMPRRTRANGRATAKAAPARKASSMRGLLVMNWRRFLIITSAALLGAVIVNALFFQTARHPAPLFSHAGSGATPAPQMVGTAPRVVPAAEPPVPAPRPTEMAATAPLRPAAAPRGIADLIDPKTDSKPAASEPKGSDPIAALLKGAVGAGQVSTVAASAPVDPAAKRVMAAQKALAKLGYSVSVDGVIGSGTKQAIHKFERDRNLPLTGEITGRTQRELATRSGIQIN; translated from the coding sequence TTGCGTAATCTTGCCCTTCGCGAAGAGCCCGATTTCGACGCGATGCCGCGCCGCACTCGCGCCAATGGCCGCGCCACGGCGAAAGCCGCGCCCGCTCGTAAGGCATCATCCATGCGTGGATTGCTGGTGATGAACTGGCGTCGTTTCCTCATCATCACGTCGGCGGCTTTGCTTGGCGCCGTTATCGTCAACGCGCTGTTCTTCCAGACCGCGCGCCATCCCGCGCCGCTGTTTTCACACGCTGGCAGCGGTGCGACGCCGGCGCCACAAATGGTCGGCACGGCACCGCGCGTGGTTCCCGCGGCCGAACCGCCGGTTCCAGCGCCTCGCCCCACGGAAATGGCGGCTACGGCACCGCTACGTCCTGCAGCGGCGCCAAGGGGCATCGCGGACCTGATCGATCCCAAGACAGATTCCAAGCCGGCGGCGAGTGAGCCGAAGGGGAGTGACCCGATCGCAGCCCTCCTCAAGGGTGCTGTGGGAGCGGGGCAGGTTTCGACAGTCGCCGCATCGGCGCCCGTGGACCCTGCGGCAAAGCGAGTCATGGCGGCGCAGAAGGCGCTGGCCAAGCTCGGCTACTCCGTCAGCGTCGATGGCGTTATCGGTAGCGGCACAAAACAGGCGATCCACAAGTTCGAACGCGACCGCAACCTGCCGCTGACCGGAGAGATCACCGGCCGCACGCAGCGTGAACTTGCAACGCGTTCCGGCATTCAGATCAACTGA
- a CDS encoding SufE family protein, with protein MATSLQTIIEDFELIDDWEDRYRYVIDLGRTLDPLPEDAHNAANKVHGCASQVWLQTHLTDGANGPVLSFLADSDAHIVRGLVAIILSIYSGHSARDIIGTDALAIFRQLGLIEHLTPQRSNGVRAMVERIRREATAALAAA; from the coding sequence ATGGCCACCAGCCTGCAGACCATCATTGAGGATTTTGAGCTGATCGACGACTGGGAGGATCGCTACCGGTACGTCATCGATCTAGGACGGACGCTCGATCCCCTGCCCGAAGACGCCCATAACGCAGCCAACAAGGTGCATGGCTGCGCCAGCCAGGTCTGGCTGCAGACACACCTCACCGACGGCGCCAACGGACCTGTGTTGAGTTTTCTGGCCGACAGCGACGCTCATATCGTGCGCGGTCTCGTTGCCATCATCCTGTCGATCTATTCGGGCCACAGCGCCCGCGACATCATCGGCACCGATGCTCTGGCGATTTTTCGTCAACTCGGCCTGATCGAACATCTCACCCCGCAGCGCTCCAACGGCGTGCGCGCCATGGTCGAGCGTATCCGGCGCGAAGCGACGGCAGCGCTGGCGGCGGCTTGA
- a CDS encoding PAS domain-containing sensor histidine kinase, with the protein MSFLNGLWDRIGGLVHASVTQPIDHIGHRLFIASRLLLGAMGLAFVPVYLALYGAPSLWDTALLALLLVPPFTAMIVSTTGRLLLCQVISAAAMLAFAALLGFKSSSLFSVAAVWLILVPLEAMFATHARLILASCIGSIATLVGLHVARLNHWMGAANPSQDHMAALLLIVAVIYAGAVALAGLKIQRERRDSERSNAAQYQALTQAIGDFVIRLDRSGAVTFVSSERFEGPGLIARDVIGRALFERIHVADRPAYLKAVSDAAANGGVAPIELRVRAAATLDEHGLATDPSFAWVEMRLRRLDLKRDRSVMAVLRDISLAKLHAEQLDDALQKAERASHWKDRFLANVSHELRTPLNAIIGFSEILGTEELAPRDPLKRQEYANIIHSSGEHLLAVVNSILDISKIQAGSFDIVSEPFDLAPLIDQCTKMVMLKAQQANISIVQDVPQRLDELVADKRAIKQVLINLLSNAVKFTPNSGTVTISVRPKGNALTISVADTGIGILAKDLVRLGDPFFQARDSYDRPYEGTGLGLSVVRGLVGLHGGELTIESGLGEGTRVTVKLPIDCRQEPEARKGKLAMIETIARGPSTQDAAPTHSRAHLSSNQQVKKIA; encoded by the coding sequence GTGTCCTTCCTCAACGGATTGTGGGATCGGATCGGTGGACTGGTGCACGCAAGTGTGACCCAGCCGATCGATCACATCGGCCATCGCCTTTTCATTGCCAGCCGTCTTCTGCTCGGCGCGATGGGCCTTGCCTTCGTGCCCGTTTATTTGGCGCTTTATGGTGCGCCGTCCTTGTGGGACACCGCGTTGCTGGCGTTGCTGCTGGTGCCGCCTTTCACTGCGATGATCGTCTCGACGACGGGGCGACTGCTGTTGTGCCAAGTCATTTCGGCAGCGGCTATGCTCGCTTTCGCCGCTCTGCTCGGTTTTAAATCCAGCTCGCTCTTCAGCGTCGCGGCGGTGTGGCTCATCCTGGTGCCGCTGGAAGCAATGTTCGCCACGCACGCCCGGCTGATCCTTGCGAGCTGCATCGGCTCTATCGCCACGCTCGTCGGTCTCCATGTCGCCAGGCTCAATCACTGGATGGGGGCAGCCAATCCGTCCCAGGATCATATGGCGGCGCTGCTGCTGATCGTTGCCGTCATCTATGCTGGGGCCGTGGCGCTTGCGGGCTTGAAAATACAGCGCGAGCGCCGCGACAGCGAGCGCAGCAACGCCGCGCAGTATCAGGCGCTGACGCAGGCCATTGGCGATTTTGTGATCAGGCTTGATCGCTCCGGCGCCGTGACATTTGTTTCAAGCGAACGTTTCGAGGGGCCGGGCCTGATCGCGCGCGACGTGATCGGCCGCGCCCTGTTCGAGCGCATCCATGTCGCTGACCGCCCGGCTTATCTCAAAGCCGTTTCCGACGCGGCGGCGAACGGCGGCGTGGCGCCGATCGAACTGCGGGTGCGTGCGGCGGCAACCCTGGATGAGCACGGCCTCGCCACCGATCCGTCCTTTGCCTGGGTTGAGATGCGGCTGCGCCGGCTTGATCTGAAGCGTGATCGCAGCGTGATGGCGGTTCTGCGCGACATCTCGCTGGCAAAACTTCATGCTGAGCAGCTCGACGATGCCCTGCAAAAGGCCGAGCGCGCTTCTCATTGGAAGGATCGCTTCCTCGCCAATGTCAGCCACGAACTGCGTACGCCGTTGAACGCCATCATTGGCTTCTCCGAAATTCTCGGCACCGAGGAATTGGCGCCGCGGGATCCGTTGAAGCGGCAGGAATACGCCAACATCATCCATTCCTCGGGCGAGCATCTTCTGGCCGTCGTCAATTCGATCCTCGATATCTCGAAGATCCAGGCCGGCAGTTTCGATATTGTGTCGGAGCCGTTCGATCTGGCGCCGCTCATCGATCAATGCACCAAGATGGTTATGCTGAAGGCTCAGCAGGCCAATATCTCGATCGTGCAGGATGTGCCGCAGCGGCTCGACGAACTCGTCGCCGATAAGCGCGCGATCAAGCAGGTGCTCATCAATCTGTTGTCCAACGCGGTCAAGTTCACGCCCAACAGTGGCACGGTGACAATTTCGGTGCGGCCGAAGGGCAATGCCCTGACGATCTCGGTGGCTGATACCGGCATTGGTATCCTGGCCAAGGATTTGGTGCGCCTTGGCGATCCCTTCTTCCAGGCGCGCGACAGCTATGACCGTCCTTATGAAGGCACCGGCCTCGGCCTGTCGGTCGTGCGCGGCCTTGTCGGTCTGCATGGCGGCGAATTGACGATTGAAAGCGGCCTTGGAGAAGGCACGCGCGTAACGGTTAAACTGCCGATCGATTGCCGGCAGGAGCCGGAGGCGCGCAAGGGTAAGCTCGCCATGATCGAAACGATCGCGCGGGGTCCCTCGACACAAGATGCCGCTCCAACACATTCACGCGCCCACTTGAGTTCCAATCAACAGGTGAAGAAAATTGCGTAA
- a CDS encoding tripartite tricarboxylate transporter substrate-binding protein codes for MIVKIIRITTMAVAACAFALAASPAAAQSAAAQDEAAFYKGKIVKFVVGVGAGGGFDTYARMIAPYLARELEATVVVENQVGAGGIVALNRIANAAPDGLQLHIANGTPAALGQIVDNQNARYDLTKLEHLGIVSAYPWIWLVAKDSPFKTPQDVLKPGARIRWGGTGLNDGPGDGAAITCEALRLNCQIILGYKGSNEIALAMERGEQDALYVSDSSAAQIDKSGQARAFLSMGRKRSELLPNVPTVFEAFKLDDEQVWWLDFRNSINDLGRILVTTQGVPPARLAFLRAAVKRALTDPALIADGEKSQRYIAFQEPEVARDLAIKALGAVTPEQRERIRKVVMKGQ; via the coding sequence ATGATCGTCAAGATCATCCGCATCACGACCATGGCTGTGGCCGCCTGCGCCTTTGCTCTGGCCGCATCACCTGCCGCTGCCCAATCTGCCGCAGCCCAAGACGAGGCCGCCTTCTATAAAGGCAAGATCGTGAAATTCGTTGTCGGCGTTGGCGCCGGCGGCGGCTTTGATACCTATGCGCGGATGATCGCGCCCTATCTTGCCCGTGAACTCGAGGCGACGGTTGTCGTCGAAAATCAGGTTGGCGCCGGCGGCATCGTCGCGCTCAATCGCATCGCCAATGCCGCGCCCGATGGCCTGCAGCTGCATATCGCCAACGGCACACCGGCGGCGCTCGGCCAGATCGTCGACAATCAGAACGCCCGCTACGACCTGACCAAGCTCGAACATCTGGGCATCGTCAGCGCCTATCCCTGGATCTGGCTCGTCGCCAAGGATTCGCCATTTAAGACGCCGCAGGACGTGCTGAAGCCTGGAGCGCGCATCCGCTGGGGCGGGACGGGCCTCAACGATGGGCCTGGCGACGGCGCTGCCATCACCTGCGAGGCGCTGCGGCTCAACTGCCAGATCATCCTTGGCTACAAGGGCAGCAACGAAATCGCCCTGGCGATGGAGCGCGGCGAACAGGACGCGCTCTATGTGTCCGATTCCTCAGCCGCGCAGATCGACAAGTCGGGCCAGGCGCGTGCCTTCCTCTCGATGGGCCGCAAGCGTTCCGAACTGCTGCCCAACGTGCCGACGGTTTTTGAGGCGTTCAAGCTCGATGACGAGCAGGTCTGGTGGCTCGACTTCCGCAATTCCATCAATGATCTCGGCCGTATTCTCGTCACCACCCAGGGCGTGCCGCCGGCGCGGCTCGCTTTTCTGCGCGCCGCCGTCAAACGGGCGCTGACCGATCCGGCGTTGATCGCCGATGGCGAGAAGAGCCAGCGTTATATTGCCTTCCAGGAGCCGGAAGTGGCGCGCGATCTTGCCATTAAGGCGCTGGGTGCAGTGACGCCCGAGCAGCGTGAGCGCATCCGCAAAGTGGTGATGAAGGGCCAGTAG
- a CDS encoding DUF1491 family protein: MRLKAGIWVSAYLRRCAVEGAYATLRRRGAEEAGAIFVVIDCLDGRQALFGPAPQSEISDDGIDRLWTRMHAEDWLDGLAVSTRLQREMAFDPDIWIVDVEDRAGRNFLDLAPGA, encoded by the coding sequence ATGCGATTAAAGGCTGGCATATGGGTGTCGGCCTATCTGCGCCGCTGCGCGGTTGAAGGTGCCTACGCCACCTTGCGCCGGCGCGGCGCCGAGGAGGCGGGGGCGATCTTCGTCGTGATCGATTGCCTCGACGGCCGGCAGGCGCTGTTTGGTCCGGCCCCCCAGAGCGAAATCAGCGACGACGGCATCGATCGCCTGTGGACGCGCATGCATGCCGAAGATTGGCTGGATGGGCTCGCCGTCAGCACGCGCTTGCAGCGCGAAATGGCCTTTGATCCCGACATCTGGATCGTCGATGTCGAGGATCGCGCCGGGCGCAACTTCCTCGATTTAGCTCCGGGAGCTTAG